A single Amphiprion ocellaris isolate individual 3 ecotype Okinawa chromosome 15, ASM2253959v1, whole genome shotgun sequence DNA region contains:
- the LOC111562609 gene encoding probable ATP-dependent RNA helicase ddx6 yields MATARTESVGPVVMGLNKQNGQLRGQTKPAPASPAPTTQGKTLGAPQKAGGGPQDGGGIKFGDDWKKSLKLPPKDNRVKTSDVTATKGNEFEDYCLKRELLMGIFEMGWEKPSPIQEESIPIALSGRDILARAKNGTGKSGAYLIPLLERIDLKKDHIQAMVMVPTRELALQVSQICIQISKHLGGVKVMATTGGTNLRDDIMRLDETVHVVIATPGRILDLIKKGVAKVDRVQMMVMDEADKLLSQDFVVLIEDIISFLAKNRQILLYSATFPISVQKFMAKHLQKPYEINLMEELTLKGITQFYAYVTERQKVHCLNTLFSRLQINQSIIFCNSTQRVELLAKKITQLGYSCFYIHAKMMQEYRNRVFHDFRNGLCRNLVCTDLFTRGIDIQAVNVVINFDFPKNAETYLHRIGRSGRFGHLGLAINLITSEDRFNLKAIEDQLVTDIKPIPSSIDKSLYVAEFHSGSADCDVEEVEEKPGRQQDST; encoded by the exons ATGGCAACGGCCAGAACAGAAAGCGTCGGTCCCGTGGTCATGGGCCTGAACAAGCAGAACGGGCAGCTCAGAGGACAGACCAAACCAGCTCCAGCCTCGCCAGCACCCACCACTCAAGGAAAGACTTTGGGTGCTCCCCAGAAAGCCGGCGGCGGCCCTCAGGACGGAGGAGGCATCAAGTTTGGAGACGACTGGAAAAAGAGCCTGAAGCTCCCTCCCAAAGACAACAGGGTCAAAACCTCA GACGTGACGGCCACTAAGGGGAATGAGTTTGAAGATTACTGTCTCAAAAGAGAACTCCTGATGGGCATCTTTGAGATGGGTTGGGAGAAACCGTCTCCTATCCAG GAGGAGAGCATTCCCATCGCCCTGTCTGGACGGGATATTCTGGCTCGGGCCAAGAATGGAACAGGAAAAAGTGGAGCTTACCTCATCCCACTGCTGGAGAGGATAGACCTGAAAAAGGACCACATACAGG CCATGGTCATGGTTCCTACTCGAGAGCTGGCGCTGCAGGTGAGTCAGATCTGCATCCAGATCAGCAAACACCTGGGAGGAGTCAAAGTCATGGCGACCACCGGTGGCACCAACCTGCGAGACGACATCATGCGTCTGGACGAGACCG tgcatGTGGTCATCGCTACGCCTGGCAGGATCCTGGACTTGATAAAGAAGGGCGTGGCGAAGGTGGATAGAGTCCAGATGATGGTGATGGATGAG GCGGATAAGCTGCTGTCTCAGGATTTTGTGGTGCTCATCGAGGATATCATCAGCTTCCTGGCCAAGAACAGGCAGATCCTGCTCTACTCTGCAACCTTCCCCATCAGCGTGCAGAAGTTCATG GCGAAGCATCTCCAGAAGCCCTATGAGATCAACCTGATGGAGGAGCTGACTCTGAAGGGCATCACTCAGTTCTACGCCTACGTCACCGAGAGGCAGAAAGTCCACTGCCTCAACACGCTGTTCTCTAGG cTTCAGATCAACCAGTCGATCATCTTCTGTAACTCCACTCAGAGGGTGGAGCTGTTGGCCAAGAAGATCACTCAGCTGGGCTACTCCTGCTTCTACATCCACGCCAAGATGATGCAG GAATACAGAAACCGTGTGTTCCACGACTTCAGAAACGGACTGTGCAGAAACCTCGTCTGCACTG ATCTGTTCACCAGAGGAATCGACATCCAGGCTGTCAATGTGGTCATCAACTTCGACTTCCCGAAGAACGCCGAGACTTACCTCCATCGCATCGGAAGATCAG GGAGGTTCGGTCACCTGGGCCTGGCCATCAACCTGATCACCTCAGAGGATCGCTTCAACCTGAAGGCCATCGAGGACCAGCTGGTGACCGACATCAAGCCCATCCCCAGCAGCATCGATAAGAGCCTCTACGTGGCCGAGTTCCATTCAGGCAGCGCCGACTGTGacgtggaggaggtggaggagaagcCGGGACGCCAACAGGACAGCACCTAG
- the LOC111562594 gene encoding kinetochore protein NDC80 homolog isoform X2, whose protein sequence is MWAWQHRTQMLLRKLISDVEEENSRLTNAKLSLEEACEQVNFNIIDKSTDVKQLREQIHKLHEQLDSDMQEIAREEQEWAAEMESVENHRKLLEKRVNDGYDEAVQQLKAAQQEEAASLQTT, encoded by the exons ATGTGGGCCTGGCAGCATAGAACACAG ATGCTTCTGAGAAAGCTGATCAGTGACGTAGAGGAGGAGAACAGTCGATTAACCAACGCCAAACTCAGCTTGGAGGAGGCTTGTGAACAG GTTAATTTCAACATCATAGACAAGTCCACTGATGTGAAGCAGCTGAGAGAGCAGATACACAAACTGCATGAACAGCTGGATTCTGACATGCAG gaaATTGCCCGTGAGGAACAAGAGTGGGCTGCAGAGATGGAGTCTGTGGAAAATCACCGTAAACTTCTGGAAAAGAGAGTAAATGATGGATATGATGAGGCTGTGCAACAACTGAAGGCGGCACAACAAGAGGAAGCAGCAAGT CTGCAGACCACCTGA
- the LOC111562594 gene encoding kinetochore protein NDC80 homolog isoform X1 has product MWAWQHRTQMLLRKLISDVEEENSRLTNAKLSLEEACEQVNFNIIDKSTDVKQLREQIHKLHEQLDSDMQEIAREEQEWAAEMESVENHRKLLEKRVNDGYDEAVQQLKAAQQEEAASVKSYFSFRSLPYLVTGS; this is encoded by the exons ATGTGGGCCTGGCAGCATAGAACACAG ATGCTTCTGAGAAAGCTGATCAGTGACGTAGAGGAGGAGAACAGTCGATTAACCAACGCCAAACTCAGCTTGGAGGAGGCTTGTGAACAG GTTAATTTCAACATCATAGACAAGTCCACTGATGTGAAGCAGCTGAGAGAGCAGATACACAAACTGCATGAACAGCTGGATTCTGACATGCAG gaaATTGCCCGTGAGGAACAAGAGTGGGCTGCAGAGATGGAGTCTGTGGAAAATCACCGTAAACTTCTGGAAAAGAGAGTAAATGATGGATATGATGAGGCTGTGCAACAACTGAAGGCGGCACAACAAGAGGAAGCAGCAAGTGTAAAATCCTACTTTAGCTTCAGATCTCTACCTTATTTAGTCACAGGTTCATAA